The following are encoded together in the Ovis aries strain OAR_USU_Benz2616 breed Rambouillet chromosome X, ARS-UI_Ramb_v3.0, whole genome shotgun sequence genome:
- the LOC114111370 gene encoding spermatid nuclear transition protein 3-like produces MTKVTRKPRQSRRVAMRFASKMNGKKKTLCQRRYRGSVKARNTTMRVRRPLQGTMRKKIRSYATQSKKVKKTRKPNCFFCSCGRKKLNQSRKRYQNMRQSPRRRQNQKRR; encoded by the exons ATGACTAAGGTAACCAGGAAGCCACGGCAGTCAAGAAGAGTTGCAATGCGGTTTGCTTCaaagatgaatggaaaaaagaaGACCCTTTGTCAACGGAGGTACAGAGGCAGTGTGAAG GCACGAAATACGACCATGAGGGTGAGAAGACCTCTACAAGGAACCATGAGAAAGAAAATCCGATCATATGCCACTCAATCAAAGAAggtgaagaaaacaagaaaaccaaaCTGTTTTTTCTGTTCCTGTGGACGTAAGAAACTGAATCAAAGCCGAAAAAGGTACCAAAATATGAGGCAGAGTCCAAGAAGGAGgcaaaatcaaaagagaagataa